Proteins encoded by one window of Roseibium sp. Sym1:
- a CDS encoding FAD:protein FMN transferase: MITRRRFLTLTAMLLTDPAAAMTVPVRWRARALGADAEITLYGPRIWAGDVLKHAERELVEIERLFNLFDPASSLSRLNRQGALVETDPRFHHLLAAVDRMHHATGGLFDPTVQPLWRALADGRGVSRARGLIGWSRIRREAARVRLAPGQEVTFNGIAQGYATDRIRALLKRKGAAEVLVNIGEFAALGGPWRLGVSDPLHGLVTTRTLTGLALATSSPGALKLAGRETHILNPAGGKPVWSTVSVEATSATIADGLSTALCHADLGSVRRIVSRLPGVRRITLIDPDGDLVTIRT; this comes from the coding sequence ATGATCACCAGACGGCGCTTTTTGACCCTGACCGCAATGCTGCTGACCGATCCGGCGGCTGCCATGACCGTCCCTGTCCGCTGGCGGGCGCGCGCCCTTGGTGCCGACGCCGAAATCACGCTTTATGGCCCCCGGATCTGGGCTGGCGATGTCCTGAAGCACGCCGAACGGGAACTGGTGGAGATCGAACGCCTCTTCAACCTGTTCGATCCGGCCTCGTCCCTGTCCCGGCTCAATCGGCAGGGAGCGCTCGTGGAAACGGACCCGCGCTTCCATCATCTGCTGGCAGCGGTGGACCGGATGCATCATGCGACCGGCGGTCTGTTCGATCCGACGGTCCAGCCGCTGTGGCGGGCCCTTGCCGATGGCCGCGGCGTATCACGGGCCCGGGGCCTGATCGGCTGGTCGCGGATCCGCCGCGAGGCCGCGCGCGTCCGACTTGCGCCCGGTCAGGAAGTGACCTTCAACGGCATTGCGCAAGGCTATGCCACGGACCGGATCAGGGCCCTCCTGAAACGCAAGGGTGCGGCCGAAGTGCTCGTCAACATCGGTGAGTTCGCCGCGCTCGGCGGCCCGTGGCGCCTCGGCGTGTCGGATCCGCTGCACGGCCTGGTCACCACGCGGACACTGACCGGCCTGGCGCTTGCCACGTCAAGCCCGGGGGCCCTGAAGCTCGCCGGACGGGAAACGCATATCCTGAACCCGGCCGGCGGCAAGCCGGTCTGGTCGACGGTGAGTGTCGAGGCAACATCGGCCACAATCGCCGACGGTCTGTCCACCGCGCTTTGCCATGCCGATCTTGGATCGGTCCGCCGGATCGTGTCCCGCCTGCCGGGTGTGCGGCGGATCACGCTGATCGACCCGGACGGTGATCTGGTGACGATTCGGACGTAG
- a CDS encoding transporter substrate-binding domain-containing protein, translating into MRRVVSILTALAVSLALGGTALARCEGYTPGPKPQNTGRDVVGKDLDAIRDRGFLEFAVYQDFPPYSYREGGKARGVDIEIGRLIADELGIEARFNFVPAGENLDADLRNNVWKGPIIGGRVSNVMLHVPYDSEFACRVEQVVFTGQYYDEAVAIAYRKDVYEDEPPVPAFFRFDSVGVENDSIADFYLSSLAGGQLNRNITRYPSTVAAMAALVAGDVKAVMGPKAQLEFGLNQETGIHQPPLPGFATGSWTVGVAVNFRYRPLAYAVDDAIRAGLESGRIEKIFAGYGLSFTSPER; encoded by the coding sequence ATGCGACGCGTGGTTTCAATTCTGACGGCGCTTGCGGTCAGCCTTGCTCTTGGCGGGACGGCCCTTGCGCGCTGCGAAGGCTATACACCCGGTCCCAAGCCGCAAAACACCGGACGGGATGTCGTCGGCAAGGACCTGGATGCGATCCGCGACCGCGGATTTCTCGAGTTCGCGGTCTACCAGGATTTTCCGCCCTATTCCTATCGGGAGGGCGGAAAGGCCAGGGGGGTCGATATCGAGATCGGCCGCTTGATCGCGGACGAACTCGGCATCGAGGCCCGGTTCAATTTCGTACCCGCCGGCGAGAACCTGGATGCAGACCTGCGCAACAATGTCTGGAAAGGCCCCATCATCGGTGGCCGGGTGTCCAACGTCATGCTGCATGTGCCCTATGACAGTGAATTTGCCTGCCGCGTCGAGCAGGTCGTGTTCACGGGCCAGTACTACGACGAGGCGGTCGCGATCGCCTACCGCAAGGACGTTTATGAAGACGAACCGCCGGTCCCGGCCTTTTTCAGGTTCGACAGCGTCGGTGTCGAGAACGATTCCATCGCCGATTTCTATCTGTCGTCCCTGGCCGGTGGACAGCTTAACCGGAACATAACCCGCTATCCTTCCACCGTGGCGGCAATGGCCGCGCTGGTTGCCGGCGATGTCAAGGCGGTGATGGGCCCCAAGGCCCAGCTTGAATTCGGCCTGAACCAGGAAACCGGCATTCACCAGCCGCCCTTGCCGGGCTTCGCAACCGGCAGCTGGACCGTCGGCGTTGCGGTGAATTTCCGCTACCGCCCCCTGGCCTATGCCGTCGACGATGCCATCCGCGCCGGTCTGGAGAGCGGACGGATCGAGAAGATCTTTGCCGGTTACGGTCTGAGTTTCACAAGTCCCGAACGCTGA
- the pedF gene encoding cytochrome c-550 PedF has protein sequence MANTRTRLSFTLAGLIAATGLAFAHGDVTPQPVNTDALPDVGEEWLTENPYRNMGPEVWQTAIDIGGSAFNQNCARCHGLGAVSGGLAPDLRYLEAEEFGDEWFAERFQFGYTQNGTTKMPAFGELLGQKAAWAIRTYVETRPDEGALDDHMPRLKELRDLLETWAENGDGSADQEAVTTELAEIASKIETGSGAPKADSIAYRASKNIDGTPASYKAAAEILTVGLSAAE, from the coding sequence ATGGCTAACACGCGCACCCGACTGTCTTTCACCCTGGCGGGGCTTATTGCCGCCACCGGCCTGGCATTCGCACATGGCGATGTCACACCACAGCCGGTCAACACCGATGCCCTTCCGGATGTCGGCGAGGAGTGGCTGACGGAGAACCCTTACCGGAACATGGGGCCGGAAGTCTGGCAGACCGCGATCGATATCGGCGGATCTGCCTTCAACCAGAACTGCGCCCGCTGCCACGGCCTCGGCGCGGTGTCCGGCGGCCTGGCGCCCGATCTGCGCTATCTCGAGGCGGAAGAATTCGGCGATGAATGGTTCGCCGAGCGTTTCCAGTTCGGTTACACGCAGAACGGCACGACCAAGATGCCGGCTTTTGGCGAACTGCTCGGCCAGAAGGCGGCCTGGGCAATCCGGACCTATGTCGAGACCCGTCCCGACGAGGGCGCGCTGGACGATCACATGCCCCGGCTGAAGGAATTGCGCGACCTGCTGGAGACATGGGCCGAAAACGGTGACGGCAGCGCCGACCAGGAAGCCGTGACAACGGAGCTCGCCGAAATCGCCAGCAAGATCGAGACCGGTTCCGGTGCGCCCAAGGCCGACAGCATTGCCTACCGGGCGTCGAAAAACATCGACGGAACGCCGGCGTCCTACAAGGCCGCTGCGGAAATTCTGACCGTGGGCCTGTCCGCTGCCGAATGA
- a CDS encoding ABC transporter substrate-binding protein: MLRITLCLFAILAVETAAAVEVHVQYLRQEIDAPPTLSNLDEEPDDLGLAGARVGLNDNRTTGSFLGQTYELGVTSLPPGSDITEAANEALAKSRFLIIDAPAGDLLAVADLPAAEGALIFNIAAPEARLRDADCRGNVFHTLPSTSMRTDALIQFLVRKRWDDLALIAGMHPKDTEYAAALKRSATKFGLEMSAERTWAYDADMRRNAAQEVPLLTQELGDHDVLLIADEIGDFGRYVLYNTWEPRPVAGSEGLTAVTWSPVVEQWGAAQMQQRFETSAGRSMRSKDYAAWAAIRTIGEAVTRTGSGEAARLRDYILSEKFELAGFKGRPMTYRSWNGQLRQPIPIVHPRALAALAPLEGFMHQRTELDTLGLDRPESACRAFED; this comes from the coding sequence ATGCTTAGGATCACCTTGTGTCTGTTCGCGATTCTGGCGGTGGAAACAGCCGCCGCCGTCGAGGTGCATGTTCAGTATCTGCGGCAGGAAATCGACGCGCCCCCCACCTTGTCCAATCTCGATGAGGAGCCCGATGATCTTGGTCTCGCGGGCGCCCGGGTCGGGCTGAACGACAACCGGACCACCGGTTCGTTTCTGGGCCAGACCTATGAACTCGGCGTGACGTCGCTCCCCCCCGGGTCGGACATCACCGAAGCCGCAAACGAGGCGCTGGCCAAGTCCCGGTTTCTCATCATCGATGCGCCGGCCGGCGATCTTCTGGCCGTTGCGGACCTGCCGGCGGCCGAGGGTGCCCTGATCTTCAATATCGCGGCTCCCGAAGCGCGGCTTCGCGATGCCGACTGCCGCGGCAATGTCTTTCATACGCTGCCGTCCACGTCGATGCGGACCGACGCGCTCATCCAGTTTCTTGTCCGCAAGAGATGGGACGACCTCGCGCTGATTGCCGGAATGCACCCGAAGGACACGGAATATGCGGCGGCCCTGAAGCGGTCGGCCACCAAGTTCGGCCTTGAGATGTCTGCCGAGAGGACCTGGGCCTACGACGCCGACATGAGGCGGAATGCCGCTCAGGAGGTTCCTCTTCTCACCCAGGAGCTGGGCGACCATGACGTTCTCCTGATAGCCGACGAGATTGGCGATTTCGGACGCTATGTTCTCTACAACACCTGGGAACCGCGCCCAGTTGCCGGTTCGGAAGGCCTGACGGCCGTGACCTGGTCCCCCGTCGTCGAACAATGGGGGGCGGCTCAGATGCAGCAGCGCTTCGAGACGTCCGCAGGCCGGTCCATGCGGTCGAAGGACTATGCCGCCTGGGCCGCCATCCGCACGATCGGCGAGGCTGTCACGCGGACCGGTTCAGGTGAAGCCGCGCGGTTGCGCGACTACATCCTCTCTGAAAAATTCGAGCTGGCCGGCTTCAAGGGACGCCCGATGACCTACCGGTCCTGGAACGGTCAGCTGCGCCAGCCGATCCCCATCGTGCACCCCCGCGCGCTGGCGGCACTCGCGCCGCTGGAGGGGTTCATGCATCAGCGGACCGAACTTGACACGCTCGGGCTTGACCGGCCCGAAAGCGCCTGCCGGGCATTCGAGGATTAA
- a CDS encoding YVTN family beta-propeller repeat protein, with product MLRLAAALLLFTASPAGSAEIWVTNEKDDTISVIDIDTLEVTRTIATGERPRGITFSKDFKRVYVCASDSDTVQVLDPVTGKILHDLPSGEDPEQFVLHPDNRHLYIANEDDAITTVVDTETRKVVAQIDVGIEPEGMAVSPDGKVAITTSETTNMAHWIDTATHELFANTLVDSRPRHAEFTQDGAQLWVSSEIGGTVTVFRTADQAEVAKIHFEIDGIYRDRIQPVGFEFSADGSHVFVALGPANHVAVVNARTYEVENYILVGRRVWHMAFSPDKSLLFTTNGVSGDVTIIDVAAREAVKTVKVGRFPWGAALRP from the coding sequence ATGCTACGACTTGCGGCAGCCCTGCTGCTCTTTACAGCCTCTCCGGCCGGTTCGGCGGAAATCTGGGTCACGAACGAGAAGGACGACACGATCAGCGTGATCGACATCGATACGCTGGAAGTGACCCGGACGATCGCAACCGGCGAGCGGCCCCGCGGCATCACCTTTTCAAAGGATTTCAAACGCGTCTATGTCTGCGCCTCGGACAGCGACACCGTGCAGGTCCTGGACCCGGTCACCGGCAAGATCCTGCATGACCTTCCGTCCGGCGAGGACCCGGAGCAATTCGTGCTCCATCCCGACAACCGGCATCTTTATATTGCCAATGAGGACGACGCGATCACCACCGTTGTCGACACGGAAACACGGAAGGTTGTTGCCCAGATCGACGTGGGCATCGAGCCGGAAGGCATGGCCGTGTCTCCGGACGGCAAGGTCGCGATCACGACGTCCGAAACAACCAACATGGCCCACTGGATCGACACGGCCACCCATGAATTGTTCGCCAACACCCTGGTTGACTCCCGTCCGCGCCATGCCGAATTCACGCAGGACGGCGCGCAATTGTGGGTGAGTTCGGAAATCGGAGGAACGGTGACGGTCTTCAGGACCGCCGACCAGGCCGAGGTCGCCAAGATCCATTTCGAGATCGACGGCATTTACCGGGACCGGATCCAGCCGGTCGGGTTCGAATTCTCGGCCGACGGCAGCCATGTCTTCGTGGCGCTTGGTCCGGCCAACCATGTCGCGGTCGTCAACGCGCGGACCTACGAGGTCGAAAACTACATCCTGGTCGGGCGCCGCGTCTGGCACATGGCATTCTCGCCGGACAAGTCGCTGTTGTTCACCACCAACGGCGTGTCGGGCGACGTGACCATCATCGATGTCGCCGCGCGCGAAGCCGTCAAGACCGTCAAGGTGGGCCGTTTTCCCTGGGGAGCCGCCCTGCGGCCCTGA
- a CDS encoding ABC transporter ATP-binding protein, translating into MSGLSVSGISYSYGAKRALDNVSFRAEPGRFCALLGPNGAGKSTLFGLLTHLFTTSKGRIRVAGHDLAETPRKALAEIGVVFQQTTLDLDLTVKNNLQYFAALHGLSGRQAGMPIDRALECLGMRERADERARDLNGGHRRRAEIARALIHGPSVLLLDEPTAGLDTASRASLTDHVHDLSASDGLTVLWATHLTDEVRAHDQLVILHQGHILADGVASDLTGDRSLPDYFLQVTAAPES; encoded by the coding sequence GTGAGCGGTCTGTCGGTATCCGGTATCTCCTATTCCTACGGCGCGAAGCGGGCCCTGGACAATGTGAGCTTTCGTGCCGAACCGGGGCGCTTTTGCGCGCTCCTGGGCCCCAACGGCGCAGGCAAGTCGACCCTGTTCGGACTGCTCACCCACCTCTTCACGACATCTAAGGGGCGGATTCGCGTTGCCGGCCATGACCTTGCCGAGACTCCCAGAAAGGCGCTTGCCGAAATAGGTGTGGTCTTCCAGCAGACCACACTCGATCTCGATCTGACGGTAAAGAACAATCTTCAGTACTTTGCTGCGCTTCACGGTCTTTCCGGTCGCCAGGCGGGCATGCCGATCGACAGGGCCCTGGAGTGCCTCGGCATGAGGGAGCGCGCCGACGAACGCGCCCGTGACCTCAACGGCGGCCACCGGCGCCGTGCTGAAATCGCCCGTGCGCTCATCCACGGCCCCTCCGTATTGCTGCTGGACGAGCCGACCGCCGGTCTCGACACCGCCTCCCGGGCTTCGCTGACCGACCATGTCCACGATCTGTCCGCCAGTGACGGCCTGACCGTTCTTTGGGCCACACACCTGACGGATGAGGTCCGGGCCCACGACCAGCTTGTCATCCTGCACCAGGGACACATTCTTGCCGATGGCGTGGCCTCGGACCTGACCGGCGATCGATCACTTCCGGACTATTTCCTTCAGGTCACCGCGGCCCCGGAGTCATGA
- a CDS encoding ABC transporter permease, which translates to MTWLIALNAITRRELFRFLRQRGRLIAALVRPLDWLLVFAAGFRAALGLSITPPYQTYITYQTYIVPGLCGMILLFNGMQSSLSLVYDREMGSMRLLLTSPLPRWWLLFCKLLAGSVISILQVATFLAVAAAFGIRMPWQGYLASLPALLVAGLMLGALGLALSSLIRQLENFAGVMNFVIFPMFFLSTALYPLWKMAESSRLLRDICAVNPFTHAVELIRFALNARWNGAALFWTIVVAALFMLLALWGYDPARGMMRRKR; encoded by the coding sequence ATGACCTGGCTGATCGCGCTCAACGCCATCACACGACGTGAACTTTTCAGATTCCTGCGGCAGCGGGGGCGCCTGATCGCGGCACTGGTCCGTCCACTTGACTGGCTTCTGGTGTTTGCCGCCGGATTTCGGGCGGCGCTCGGACTGTCGATCACGCCGCCATACCAGACCTATATCACCTACCAGACCTATATCGTTCCCGGCCTGTGCGGCATGATCCTACTCTTCAACGGCATGCAGTCCTCGCTCTCGCTGGTTTATGACAGGGAGATGGGGTCGATGCGCCTGCTGCTGACCAGCCCCTTGCCGCGCTGGTGGCTCTTGTTCTGCAAACTTCTGGCGGGCAGCGTCATCTCGATCCTGCAGGTGGCGACCTTCCTGGCTGTTGCCGCGGCTTTCGGCATCAGGATGCCCTGGCAGGGCTACTTGGCGTCCTTGCCCGCCCTGCTGGTCGCGGGCCTCATGCTCGGCGCGCTCGGCCTGGCCCTCTCGTCGCTGATCAGACAGCTTGAGAATTTCGCCGGCGTCATGAACTTCGTGATCTTTCCGATGTTCTTTCTGTCCACCGCCCTCTACCCGCTCTGGAAGATGGCTGAAAGTTCACGCCTGTTGCGTGACATCTGCGCAGTCAATCCATTCACCCACGCCGTCGAGCTGATCCGCTTCGCACTTAATGCCCGATGGAACGGCGCGGCCCTTTTCTGGACCATTGTCGTCGCCGCCCTGTTCATGCTCCTGGCCTTGTGGGGATATGATCCGGCGCGCGGCATGATGCGGCGGAAGCGGTAG
- a CDS encoding ABC transporter ATP-binding protein produces MAGLNHDRQGCSAVPVLSLSLKSFCYGRTPVLGKIDLEIRPGETVAITGPSGIGKTTLLRILCGLESSCACRRSVPQRIGMVFQEPTLLPWRTALENLCLTAGTGRSEALEALAEVGLQGREALFPGQLSLGQQRRLALARAFAVAPQVLFLDEPFVSLDPAMADEMMSLFLRLRTNHSPATVLVTHSEDEADRLASRILRLDGSPAVVVDERQTGSRHLKLCASGKMT; encoded by the coding sequence ATGGCCGGATTGAACCATGACAGGCAAGGGTGTTCGGCTGTTCCGGTGCTGTCGCTGTCGCTGAAATCCTTCTGTTACGGCCGCACGCCCGTCCTGGGAAAGATCGACCTCGAGATCCGGCCGGGAGAAACGGTCGCGATCACGGGGCCGTCGGGTATCGGAAAAACCACCCTCTTGCGCATCCTGTGCGGGCTGGAGAGCAGCTGCGCGTGTCGACGCTCCGTACCGCAGCGGATCGGGATGGTGTTCCAGGAACCCACGCTGCTGCCCTGGCGTACCGCGCTGGAAAACCTTTGCCTGACCGCCGGCACGGGCAGGAGCGAAGCGCTCGAGGCGCTCGCGGAGGTCGGACTGCAAGGGCGTGAGGCATTGTTTCCCGGTCAGCTTTCGCTCGGTCAGCAGCGCCGTCTGGCGCTGGCGCGCGCCTTTGCGGTGGCACCGCAGGTCCTGTTTCTCGACGAGCCGTTCGTCTCGCTGGATCCGGCGATGGCGGACGAGATGATGTCCCTGTTTCTCAGGCTCCGGACGAACCATTCTCCGGCCACCGTACTTGTCACCCACAGCGAAGACGAAGCGGACCGCCTGGCCTCGCGCATTCTCAGGCTTGACGGGAGTCCGGCCGTGGTGGTCGACGAGCGCCAAACGGGGTCCCGGCACCTGAAGCTGTGTGCATCCGGAAAGATGACATAG
- a CDS encoding ABC transporter substrate-binding protein, with protein MRSTVVLGAFLALLATCATAFSETPVLRIAVLKFGTVNWELDTIKHHQLDTARGFDLEVNGVAGGAAAKIALQGGEADIIVSDWLWVARQRAAGKDFVFLPYSKSVGGLLVSGDSPAKSLADIKGGRIGIAGGPLDKSWLILNAYTMKTHGFDLAGSTEQVFGAPPLIYKTALAGDLDGAINFWHFAAKMKAGGMRELVSVAQAAESLGLDPDMPLLGYVFDGALLRDNPDLVQGFAQASRAAKDILARDDAEWDRLRELMKAKTDAQFEALKAGFRQGIPAPGPVDETSARRMFDLVVELTGEELVGKAKALPDGVFVHFGS; from the coding sequence ATGCGTTCGACAGTCGTTTTGGGAGCCTTTCTGGCGCTCCTTGCCACATGTGCCACGGCGTTCTCCGAGACACCCGTTCTCCGCATCGCCGTCCTGAAATTCGGTACGGTGAACTGGGAACTGGACACCATCAAACATCACCAGCTCGATACCGCTCGCGGTTTTGACCTGGAAGTGAACGGTGTTGCCGGAGGTGCTGCCGCCAAGATCGCCCTGCAGGGGGGAGAAGCGGACATCATCGTTTCCGACTGGCTGTGGGTGGCGCGGCAGAGGGCAGCCGGCAAGGACTTCGTCTTTCTGCCTTATTCGAAATCGGTCGGCGGCCTGCTTGTTTCCGGGGACAGTCCCGCGAAAAGCCTGGCCGACATCAAGGGCGGCAGGATCGGCATCGCGGGCGGTCCGCTCGACAAGAGCTGGCTCATATTGAACGCCTACACCATGAAAACGCACGGCTTCGATCTCGCCGGTTCGACGGAACAGGTCTTCGGTGCCCCTCCCCTGATCTACAAGACGGCCCTCGCCGGGGATCTCGACGGTGCTATCAACTTCTGGCATTTCGCAGCCAAGATGAAGGCCGGCGGCATGCGCGAGCTGGTATCGGTCGCTCAGGCAGCGGAGTCCCTGGGTCTTGATCCCGACATGCCTCTGCTTGGTTATGTGTTCGACGGCGCCCTGCTGCGCGACAATCCGGACCTTGTGCAGGGATTTGCGCAGGCATCGCGGGCGGCAAAGGATATCCTGGCCCGGGACGACGCGGAATGGGACCGTCTGCGCGAGCTCATGAAGGCGAAAACCGATGCCCAGTTCGAGGCCCTCAAGGCGGGTTTCCGGCAGGGAATCCCCGCGCCCGGACCGGTCGACGAAACCTCGGCGCGACGCATGTTCGACCTGGTCGTCGAACTGACGGGCGAAGAACTGGTCGGCAAGGCAAAGGCGCTGCCCGACGGTGTTTTCGTTCACTTCGGAAGCTGA
- a CDS encoding PQQ-dependent methanol/ethanol family dehydrogenase: MRRYLMTVTVSLLATSTALAGVTEEDLANDQTNTSQVVTNGMGRHLQRYSPLETLNKDNVANLVPVWAFSLGGEKQRGQESQPLIYDGVMYITGSYSRLYAIDVKTGEELWQYDARLPEGILPCCDVINRGAAIYGDKIYFGTLDARIVALDLKTGDVVWRKKIANYKEGYSYTAAPLIVKGLVITGNSGGEFGIVGEVQARDAETGELVWTRPVIEGHMGTFKGEESTMTGTLNATWPGDLWKTGGGATWLGGSYDADTDTLVFGAGNPAPWNSWLRNAGEPVEGNAGDNLYAASRLGINPDNGEIKWHFQTTPREGWDFDGVNEVVAFVDRDGNKRFATADRNGFFYVLNREDGAFVNAYPFVKKISWAEGIDKNGRPIYVESNRPGNPSGAADGKKGEVVFAVPSFLGGKNWMPMAYSNRTGNFYVPSNEWGMDIWNEPINYKKGAAYLGAGFTIKPLFEDHIGSLKAIDPNTGEIKWEYKNGAPLWAGVMTTAGGLVFTGTPEGKFLALDDETGEVLWSFQTGSGIVGQPVTWEQDGEQFVSIVSGWGGAVPLWGGEVAKKVNYLNQGGMVWTFKLPKQLASAN, translated from the coding sequence ATGCGCCGATATTTGATGACAGTGACTGTCAGTCTGCTCGCGACGAGCACGGCACTGGCGGGCGTCACGGAAGAAGATCTGGCCAACGACCAGACCAATACTTCGCAAGTCGTTACCAACGGGATGGGCCGGCATCTGCAGCGCTACAGCCCGCTGGAGACCCTCAACAAGGACAATGTCGCCAATCTCGTGCCCGTCTGGGCGTTCTCGCTCGGCGGCGAAAAGCAGCGCGGTCAGGAAAGCCAGCCGCTGATCTATGACGGCGTCATGTACATCACCGGATCGTATTCGCGGCTCTATGCGATCGACGTGAAAACCGGTGAGGAACTCTGGCAGTACGATGCCCGTCTGCCCGAGGGGATCCTGCCCTGCTGCGACGTGATCAACCGCGGCGCCGCGATTTACGGCGACAAGATCTATTTCGGCACGCTCGACGCCCGCATCGTCGCGCTGGACCTGAAAACCGGCGATGTGGTGTGGCGCAAGAAAATCGCCAACTACAAGGAAGGCTATTCCTACACCGCCGCGCCGCTGATCGTGAAAGGGCTGGTCATCACCGGCAATTCCGGCGGCGAGTTCGGTATTGTCGGCGAAGTGCAGGCGCGCGACGCGGAGACCGGCGAACTTGTCTGGACCCGTCCGGTGATCGAAGGTCACATGGGCACGTTCAAGGGCGAGGAAAGCACCATGACCGGGACGCTGAACGCGACCTGGCCCGGGGATCTCTGGAAAACCGGCGGTGGGGCAACCTGGCTCGGCGGGTCCTATGACGCCGACACGGACACGCTTGTGTTCGGCGCCGGCAACCCGGCACCCTGGAACAGCTGGCTGCGCAATGCCGGCGAACCCGTGGAAGGCAATGCCGGCGACAATCTCTACGCCGCGTCGCGTCTCGGCATCAACCCGGACAACGGCGAAATCAAGTGGCATTTCCAGACGACCCCGCGGGAAGGCTGGGATTTCGACGGTGTGAACGAGGTTGTTGCCTTCGTCGACAGGGACGGCAACAAGCGTTTCGCTACGGCCGACCGGAACGGGTTCTTCTACGTGCTCAACCGGGAGGACGGCGCGTTCGTGAACGCCTATCCGTTCGTCAAGAAGATCTCCTGGGCCGAGGGCATCGATAAAAACGGCCGCCCGATCTATGTCGAAAGCAACCGGCCCGGCAATCCCTCCGGCGCGGCCGACGGCAAGAAAGGCGAGGTCGTCTTCGCCGTGCCGTCGTTCCTCGGCGGCAAGAACTGGATGCCGATGGCCTACAGCAATCGAACGGGCAATTTCTACGTTCCGTCCAACGAGTGGGGCATGGACATCTGGAACGAGCCGATCAACTACAAGAAAGGCGCGGCCTATCTTGGAGCCGGCTTTACCATCAAGCCGCTGTTCGAGGATCACATCGGCTCGCTGAAGGCGATCGATCCGAATACCGGTGAGATCAAGTGGGAATACAAGAACGGCGCGCCGTTGTGGGCCGGCGTCATGACGACGGCGGGCGGACTGGTGTTCACCGGGACCCCGGAAGGCAAGTTCCTCGCCCTTGATGACGAAACCGGCGAGGTCCTGTGGTCCTTCCAGACGGGCTCCGGCATCGTCGGCCAGCCGGTGACCTGGGAACAGGACGGCGAGCAATTCGTGTCGATCGTGTCCGGCTGGGGGGGCGCGGTTCCGCTCTGGGGCGGCGAAGTCGCCAAGAAGGTGAACTACCTCAATCAGGGCGGGATGGTCTGGACCTTCAAGCTGCCGAAACAGCTTGCGTCCGCGAACTGA
- a CDS encoding GAF domain-containing protein, whose protein sequence is MAVSIGGVAGNHADFVYSVTGSARAAQSPIAASWWRSLHYHGLRPETSVRPDALSGAELNCARGQIDDILAIARPVIGRLFSVVGDPGCCVALSDADGVVCEMRCKTGDRKEFDNIGLSPGSVWREETEGTNGIGTCLAEKQPIMIHRNQHFYKRNTDLSCIDAPIFDSRGRLAGALDVSSCRSDLTIAFARVIAVAVSDAARQIEAELFHAAYPDARIVVGEAGYKGGPVLFAINEDDLIVGATRAARRLYKLPAAWHGTPCPASDVLTGRRHRSDFKSAIRGEVQRALARSKGNVAEAARDLGISRATMYRRMKTLAAQ, encoded by the coding sequence ATGGCGGTATCCATCGGGGGCGTGGCAGGCAATCACGCCGACTTTGTCTACAGCGTAACCGGATCGGCCAGGGCCGCGCAATCGCCCATTGCCGCGTCGTGGTGGCGGTCGCTTCACTATCACGGTCTCAGACCGGAAACGAGTGTGCGGCCCGATGCCCTGTCGGGGGCGGAACTGAACTGCGCGCGGGGACAGATCGACGACATCCTTGCTATTGCCCGGCCCGTTATCGGACGGCTGTTCTCGGTTGTCGGCGATCCCGGCTGCTGTGTTGCCCTGAGCGATGCCGACGGCGTCGTCTGCGAAATGCGCTGCAAGACCGGCGACCGGAAGGAGTTCGACAATATCGGCTTGAGCCCGGGCAGCGTCTGGCGCGAGGAGACCGAAGGAACCAACGGTATCGGTACCTGCCTTGCCGAGAAACAGCCGATCATGATCCATCGCAATCAGCATTTCTACAAACGTAACACCGATCTGAGCTGCATCGACGCGCCGATTTTCGATTCCCGTGGCCGTCTGGCGGGCGCACTCGATGTCTCGAGCTGCCGATCCGACCTGACCATTGCCTTCGCCCGCGTGATCGCCGTTGCCGTCAGCGACGCGGCCCGCCAGATCGAGGCCGAGCTGTTCCATGCGGCCTATCCGGATGCCAGGATTGTCGTCGGGGAGGCGGGCTACAAAGGCGGACCTGTTCTTTTCGCGATCAATGAGGACGATCTCATCGTTGGCGCGACGCGCGCGGCACGGCGGCTCTACAAGCTGCCGGCCGCCTGGCACGGAACACCGTGTCCTGCCAGCGACGTGCTCACGGGACGGCGCCACCGGTCCGACTTCAAGTCCGCCATCCGCGGCGAAGTCCAGCGGGCGCTGGCCCGGTCGAAAGGAAATGTCGCGGAGGCAGCCCGAGACCTCGGGATCAGCCGTGCGACCATGTACAGGCGCATGAAGACGCTCGCCGCGCAGTAG